Proteins from one Chanodichthys erythropterus isolate Z2021 chromosome 15, ASM2448905v1, whole genome shotgun sequence genomic window:
- the khdrbs1b gene encoding KH domain-containing, RNA-binding, signal transduction-associated protein 1b, whose translation MENENKYLPQLLAERDSLDASFTHAMKLISAEIERVQKGETEKDTESYLDLFTTKNIKLKERVLIPVKQYPKFNFVGKILGPQGNTIKRLQEETGAKISVLGKGSMRDKTKEDGLRKSGEPKYAHLSMELHVFIEVFAPVPEAYVRMAHAMEEIKKFLFPDMMDDICQEQFMEMKYLNGGQEHGARGRGGPPIRGRGGLPPPGAPRGRGMPPRGGGRGGPPRGGATRGAPAGRGGPSAQQPRGAASNRARPPASASQRMPPPPPPHPPAQESYEDYSYDESYTEPGYESYESYYSQPQAEPEYYDYGHGETQEGYENYAQDDWNGTQRAAAGGKAPTQRQTKPGFREHPYGRY comes from the exons ATGGAGAACGAGAACAAATACCTCCCGCAGCTGCTGGCGGAACGAGACAGTCTGGACGCGTCGTTCACGCACGCCATGAAACTTATATCAGCAG AAATCGAAAGGGTACAGAAAGGGGAGACCGAAAAAGATACAGAAAGCTACCTGGACCTCTTTACAACAAAAAACATCAAACTGAAGGAAAGGGTTCTCATACCAGTCAAGCAGTACCCTAAA TTTAACTTTGTTGGAAAGATCCTTGGACCACAGGGGAACACCATCAAGAGATTGCAGGAAGAGACGGGCGCCAAGATCTCTGTGTTGGGGAAAGGATCCATGAGGGACAAAACCAAG GAGGATGGCTTGAGGAAAAGTGGAGAGCCGAAGTATGCACACCTGTCAATGGAACTTCATGTGTTCATTGAGGTGTTTGCTCCTGTTCCTGAGGCATATGTGCGCATGGCTCATGCCATGGAGGAGATCAAAAAGTTCTTGTTCCCT GACATGATGGATGACATTTGCCAGGAGCAGTTCATGGAGATGAAGTATCTAAATGGGGGTCAGGAACATGGGGCCAGAGGCCGAGGAGGGCCACCCATCAGAGGCCGTGGAGGTCTTCCTCCTCCTGGGGCACCCAG GGGTCGTGGTATGCCCCCACGTGGAGGTGGCCGTGGCGGACCCCCTCGAGGTGGAGCCACAAGGGGAGCTCCTGCAGGTAGAGGTGGACCATCAGCCCAGCAGCCCAGAGGAGCAGCTTCCAACCGTGCCCGTCCACCCGCTTCTGCGTCTCAGCGGATGCCCCCTCCACCACCCCCGCACCCTCCGGCCCAAGAGTCATACGAAGACTAT TCTTATGATGAGAGCTACACAGAGCCAGGCTATGAATCCTACGAGAGCTACTACAGTCAGCCACAAGC AGAACCAGAATACTATGACTATGGACACGGAGAGACACAGGAGGGGTATGAAAACTACG CTCAAGATGACTGGAACGGGACACAGCGCGCAGCTGCTGGTGGAAAAGCTCCCACTCAGAGACAGACTAAGCCTGGGTTCAGGGAACACCCATATGGACGATACTAA